ttccacttCACCAAAACCTTTTCTTATCAGTACCTTTTAACTACTAATGTACTATGAACTCTAAAATAAACTCACAACTCCTCTGTTATAGTGATTTATGATAACAGCTATCCCCACCCCTCAATTAGTACCCAGTCGGCGGTCGTaggggaaggaaaaaaaataccagcGAAAAACTCGGGAGCGCCGCTAGAGAGGCAGATAGGCAACCCGAGTTATTCCGGGCTTGCCGCTTTGCGTGTAGAAATGATGCCCGAGTTATTACGGGTCCGCCGCCAGGAGGGTTAAATTTCGCACTAAGATGGCGACGGTAGGCTCTATTCAGGAATTTGACACTTCAAATCCAAATTCATTCGAGTTATATGCTGTtcaaattacttactttttgGAGGCTAATTCTATCGTAGATGGTAGTAAAAAGCGTGCGACTCTTTTAGCTGTTTGTGGAATTAAAACTTTGTCTATAATTCGGACTTTAGTTTCGCCAAAGGAAgttacagaatttaaatttcaagaattaattaaacttttaaaagaacatttttgtcctaaatcttcagaaatatttcgACGTTTCAAGTTTCATAAAAGATTTCAATCAAAGTTAGAATCTGTGAATGCTTTCGTTACTGAGTTAAGAAAGCTGGCGGAAGATTGTAATTTCGGAGAAACTTTGTCAGAACGTTTACGAGATCAATTAGTCTGCGGTATTCGTGATGAAGAGGTTCAAAGAAGATTGTTGGCTGAATCCAAATTAACTCTTGAAAATGCCATTTCTGTTGCTGTAGCATCTGAGGTTGCGGCTTCCCTATCAAAGCATATTCATACCCAAAATTCTTCTTATTCTGAGAATTCGGATGTAGTTGACTATGTACGTGGTAGgaacaaaagaaataatgcGCGATTTAGTAAACGAAATTCTAATGTTTCAGGTAGTAGCAAATCgcaaattcaaaattctaaagTGTGTTTCGGTTGCGGTGGTTAGCATGAACGTTCAATGtgtaaattcaaaaatgcaatATGCCATTCTTGTGGTCTTAAGGGTCACATTGTAAAAGTTTGtcggaagaaaaataaatttgaaaaacagcgTGGAAATGAAA
This sequence is a window from Parasteatoda tepidariorum isolate YZ-2023 unplaced genomic scaffold, CAS_Ptep_4.0 HiC_scaffold_3923, whole genome shotgun sequence. Protein-coding genes within it:
- the LOC122273364 gene encoding uncharacterized protein — protein: MATVGSIQEFDTSNPNSFELYAVQITYFLEANSIVDGSKKRATLLAVCGIKTLSIIRTLVSPKEVTEFKFQELIKLLKEHFCPKSSEIFRRFKFHKRFQSKLESVNAFVTELRKLAEDCNFGETLSERLRDQLVCGIRDEEVQRRLLAESKLTLENAISVAVASEVAASLSKHIHTQNSSYSENSDVVDYVRGRNKRNNARFSKRNSNVSGSSKSQIQNSKVCFGCGG